The Apis mellifera strain DH4 linkage group LG3, Amel_HAv3.1, whole genome shotgun sequence genome includes the window TCTCATCGATCAGAAACGAAGGActaggaatttttttcaagatcaacgtgttatttttaaactgtGGTTTCGGGGGCAAGGCAGGAGGTGTTTTAGGAGGTGGTGATATAATTTCCGGGAGCGATTCGATATCCTcgtaatctaaattttttgctATAGTTAGTCCCTTTGTAGACATCTGTAAACAAGTCTTTTCCTCGATTCGTTCCAATTTCAAAGGCGGATTCGAGGCGTTTACGGATGTTTTGATCTTTTGCGATACTTGCGAAGATTGGAAAGCTGCGTGTCTCGTTTCTTCCATCTTGATCTTTGGCTCTATAATGACAATTGGAATAGCTTTTGCTTCTTCCGATTCTTCCTCAAGACTCGACTCGACGTGATTCGTGATTGTGGTTGTAACGTTTGAAGTTGAAACACTTTGGGTAAGGCTCATTCCAAACTCGTCTTCCGTAGCAGTAGGTTCGAAACTGTTGGTAGGAACATCGGTGAACTCGTTGTCAAccgattctttttctatgaTACCTTCTTCGGagtttttcctttccatttcAGATCCTACCGACTCGATGTCCGACAATTTAGCCGGTTGAAACCGTACAATTCTCCCTCGATGCTTAAATCTTCTGGACATTGAAAGAATGTTTTCTTCGTCCTCCATATCACGCAAGAGGATCTGATTAACGCATTCCAAAACGGAATTATGATTGCTATTCGGTCGATACATGCTATGCTGCCTGAAAACATCATCGTTCATTTTATCTTCGTCAGGATCGCTATACCAGTTCCCGCTGGTATCTTCCACGTTATGCtcttccatttccattttcaaGGATCTATGCAAatacaattatgaatattaattttacaataattaatatatatatatatatacagtaaaTAACGAACATTGTTTGCATTTAtgcttacatttttttcaagaaacaaaTACTcacatactattattattgttccCGGTATTATTACTGTTGccgttattattactataatccTCGTTCATCTTCGGCGCGATTACATTTTCCGCATGGTTCCTCGAATTTGTCTCGTTGAAAGAATTTACGTAAATAGGTTCCTGTTCCCTCTCCTGTTCATCTCCCGACGCGAAATTACAATCCATCCCATCGTCCTTGCTCTCTGTCCTCGCGATATTCGTCGATTCGATCACGTCCATTTCCTTCAACGCTTTCTGCGTTCTCCGATCCCTGCCGATCCCCAACTTTTTCTTCGACAATTTACAACCGTTCTCCATAATCATCgttttctcctcctcgtcgtcgtcgtcgtcgtcgtataTCATCGTGGTCTCGTTCTCGCTGTCGGTAACCATTGTCGGCGTACACCTATTGGATTTATTCAACGTGGAACTTGGCGATACGTCGGTGCTCTCACCCTCGCAAAAACCTTCGGTGCTGAGCAACGAGGGACTGCCCTCCGTGGTGGTCGTGATAATCGACACATCCGTATTCTCGCTGCTCGTCAGACTTGTTTTCGAGATGTCGCTCCCGGCAAAGCTGTGCGTTTTCTTCACCCCCCTGTCCAGGTCGTCGAGCGCAACAGGTACTTCTAACGGATTCAGTTTCGTGATTATCTCGCATTTCAAATTCTGAATGTCTTTACTAATACTGCAATCCTGCCTCGAGCTAACCTAAAATGAACAggttaagattaaaattaaggtTAAGGTTAAGGTTAAGTTTACTTTGTTGacgattgttattattattattatcgaaatgaaacgaaaaaacaagatttgtaaagaaatcggtataaaatattgatttacaaGAATACATTTGGAATTTCATCGCTATGATCGAAAAGTAACATTAGTTTAAATCAAGGTTAAGTTTATTTCGTTGACGATtactattattgttattatcgaaatgaaatgaaaaaacaagatttgtaaagaaatcagtataaaatattaatttacaaggaTACATTTGGAATTTTATCGTCACTATGATCGAAAAATAACATTAGTTTAAATCAACGCGATAcaattaagattaagattaagGTTAAGTTTACTTCGAATGAAATgatcgaaatgaaatgaaaaaaacaagatttgtaaagaaatcagtataaaatattaatttacaaggatacattttgaatttcatcGTCACTATGATCGAAAAGTAACGTTAGTTCAAATCAACACGATTAAGATTAAGGTTAAGTTTACTTCGTTGacgattactattattattattatcgaaaagaaaagaaaaaacaagatttgtaaagaaatcagtataaaatattgactTACAAAGATACATTTGGAATTTCATCGTCACTGTGATCGAAAAGTAACGTTAGTTTAAATCAACGCGATACGATTAAGATTAAGGTTAAGGTTAAGTTTACTTCAAATGAAATgatcgaaatgaaatgaaaaaacaagatttgtaaagaaatcagtataaaatattaatttacaaggaTACATTTGGAATTTCATCGTCACTATGATCGAAAAGTAACATTAGTTTAAATCAAGGTTAAGTTTACTTCGTTGACGATtactattattgttattatcgaaaagaaaagaaaaaacaagatttgtaaagaaatcggtataaaatattgactTACAAAGATACATTTGGAATTTCATCGTCactatattcgaaaaataacgtTAGTTCAAATCAACACGATTAAGATTAAGGTTAAGTTTACTTCGTTGacgattactattattattattatcgaaaagaaaagaaaaaacaagatttgtaaagaaatcagtataaaatattgactTACGAAGATACATTTGGAATTTCATCGTCACTGTGATCGAAAAATAAGGTTAGTTTAAACgcgatacaattaaattatcgaacgatgaaatcgatcgaggaaattgaaaaaaacttaCATCGACGTTGGACGTTTGAAGATCGTTGTTCTCGATATCGGTCGCCGTTTCGACCTTCATGGACGATTTGCCAAGCGTCTGTTCGCGTTTACATTTGATGTAATTCTTGGTGTAACGTCTCAGCCTCGCGATTTCGAGCTGTTGATTCCTGATCACGTTGTCCTTCTCGCACAGCAGCTGCCTGATCGATTTCTGCTCCTGCTTGAGCCGGGCCTCGAGCACCAGCAGAGCGCGAAGTATACGCGACAACTGTTGATCCCGAAGACTCCTCTCGGACTCGTGACTCGTGGTGCGATTGTCCAGCTCTTTCACCAGATCACGGCATTTCTTTGTGGCCACCTTCAGGGCCTCTTGGGTACGAACCAGCTCTTGCTTGAGCGTCCGCACCTCGGTTTCCATCTGGAAAACAATTTGACCATTAGACaagcttgtttttttttttttttatttatgtgaaaatctcaatctaaaaatattgtattattattattattattatcatcgattatagaaatatatttgtctacgaataatcaaaattgaatattgaataaaatatttaaataaaatatcgaattattattattaatggttgattattattggttcaagtgtataatttatatatttcgcgtatatgcaataaaaaattcactaGACTCTAAATCTAGTAATATTTAGAGATAAGGTGACGATGAAATGATTTGCGCATGAtcgaacgagaaaagaaacgaacgaacaAAGATGGACCCTTCGCTTTGTTAACGCACAAAAAAATGTCGAAGGCTGACTCCGGGGCAGAAACTTTGGAATTCATCCAGGTGTAGACGAAGGACCGGAAGGACCTGACCTGCAGGAATTGGCAAGCCAAacagacgaaaaaaaaaaagagaaagagagaaagagagaaaggaaggaagaagccAGGCGATATAAAAAGGGGATTCCATTGTTCGAATTCTTTGCCGAAAGagtctattttattcttcaaacGGGACGATTGAATTCGTCGACTAAAAATCATCGTAAATATAGTTGTAATCgctgttaaattaaatttttcctcttcttgttAAATCGAttcttgttaataataaaatcgatcgattcaatATTATCGAGTGGTGTAAAAATCGTATCGACGAGGCTCGAGCGCGCAATTAAATCACGAAATGCTAATCGCGACTAGAACGAGAACGCGTCTTTTCAATTAAAGTGCGCTTCAAGATAACGGAATCGCGGCAAGGAAATTTATGGTGGGAGTTTCCACTTCCGGACATTTCGTTTCAAGGACACTTAGGCAACGATAaacaatattcgaatttattattaatgtcatTGATCATGTTTTAGCGAAAGACGGgaggatttattaaaatttaattcaaatatttaaaaaagaagaaagaatttatataaaaaatatttgtatcgaaTTCTAATACGATTTTCGAAAAgggtttattaaaatttaatttagtaatcgaaatatttgtattcgaaaaaaggagtattttataaaaaataaaaaatatttgtatcgaattctaatacgattttattcgaaaagggAGAaggtttgttaaaatttaatttaatgatcaaaatatttgtatcgagTTCGAACACGATTTTTCAcacgattcgaaatattttataagcaaAATGGGTCTAAGTAAGTGAGCAAATATGGATCGAACGCGTTTCAGTTCTTTATTTAACTATAAAGTTTCGACGGGATACAACACCGATACAACAACAAaggtgaaattattttcacttcaTGAAATATCCCAATACAcgtataaattctaaaaactttGACAGTTAATTTGCACCAACAGCGTTTAGCTCGCTTCACAAATTTCTGAAATCGATTTATCAAACCTTTAAACTTTGTTAATAACATCTATATTAGAAAactatcgttaaaaaataatcccgTAACTACGAgatcaaaaattgattttgcaatgtaaaagaaaaaataataatacgataatattttaaatatttcttttttaaaaaatattgctccAACTATATCGTTCATTTTTACACGCACGTTCTctcaaatattatctttctttcctttcgcgttataaaatttatgacgTTCCAACAACGTTAGCAACAATCCACTCCCCATCGTTGCACGGTCAAAGAGAAGcgttttaagaataaaagaacaCCTATCGCGTGCTAGTTAAAGAAGCGTTTATTCGAAAGTAAATGGCAGTTGAGCGCGGGATAGGGGCCGTCTATAGAAGAAGGCCTCGTCTCTCTAAAACAACAGTGAAACGTAATAACAGAACGAAGGGGGGAAATGGTTTTGTTTCGCGTTCAACTAGAACTGTGTTGCGGCTCTGGTGGTGGGTCTCGAAAACGTTGTGTCAGTGGTGTAATAAAGCTGGCAGCGAGCCAACGCGGTGAATTTATGGAGGCAGAGGCAGATCGCAGGAAGCAGCAAATTTTCGCGGCTCTGTACAAGGTGTAATTATACGGTGGCCGATGTGCCGCGAGAAATGCATTCACGCTTCGCcgttttcttcgtttcatcaCGGAGTGAAAAGTAATATCCACCGTTTGGAATTCCCCAACTGATTCGGCCTATTCGTCTTCTTCTCGAGACAATTTGTATCGATAAATCTATCGATCtattaatcgatcgagattttttttccctcaattcttcttcttcgaatttttgccACTTATTTTGCGAACTTCTAGTGTCATCCGGAAATTCGTATCGAAAAAGTTACTAGCTCGAGactagaattatataaattgcaataattcgaatttttgtgAGAGAAATAAATGTGTATTATCTAGTAGATtgcgaaatatcgaaatatttttattttttactttaaaaaatctttatcgtTAAAGCAGTAGCTGTTTATGTTATatcgtgtaaaaattttatcggttTATGTCTGCActagaaagataaaattctagTGAAATGTAACAggttatatatagataactGTATTTATAacaacgataataaaaatatttccaaagacgtttttatattttttttgctaatttaagaattaaatgatgaatatttatttttaaaaaatacttatcatAAGTCGGTAAAAAAGATGATGTATCTAAAGACATAAAATTATCTTGCTATGCTCGTCCTTGAGAATTATGCAAGTTATGTTTGAACATCTTTTTTCTACAATCAGCAATTTACGAGTAACTTAAGATTGGTTAGTTATCGTATAACTACACTTGGTTGattctgaattttaatttcaattgtgtattctataatacaaattaaaaaaaaataaaatgtaaataaaaattcttatttttaaaaaaaaatattttacaaatacattAGAAATTGGTTTCATCtaacaataagaaaaataaatttgatatatagtaaaattttcgtatttcaattttaatacaacgtaaaatatatacatacgttagtattataaaattataatacgtaTATCATAACGAAAGATGCAAAGGATATTACTTGAATTATGAAAGGAATTAATTGGTCGAGATATCACATTGTTTCAAACTTATTTGCGCGGTTACGTAACTAGTGTAATATAACTAGCAAGTATGTATAGCCTCTCTAAATGTTCAAGATTACGACATAGCAATTTAAGATGGTATGCAAATTCCGGTTCCGGTACACGTGACACCGAACACGTCGATTTTCCCAATCCATACGAATTATTCGTATTCCACGAATACCGATAATCATgaggaataatatttaatgtaatacatATTTAGAAAGCGCAATTTGATGAAACGCCTGTGTCCTGAATGccgatgaaattaataaacggGCAAACGTCGCGGCCTCGTGTACTGTAACTAATCGTAACGCATcgattatgaaagaaaaaaagagagaatattgatttattcatgcaattcaatcgaattcaattacatgaattaaaatttaatgtacgATAAATTGCCAGAGGATAACGAATTCTTAAGAAGCTTGTTATAATATTCGAGTCGAATATTATTAGGTTAAGTTACTAGGAATtttgttaggttaggttactAGGACAAAATGTTTGTTCAGGAAATATAAcgcaacatattttaaatctttctcttctcaAATTCGATATCGCAATCTTCTTTATCGACAAAACTTATAGACGTGCgtgtatcttttaaaaaatttgacacCCACGTTCAATTTGAGTTTCAAAGTAGTTCACGGAGGTGATGGAAAAGTATGCTGCGCGACTTTCTCCGTTCTTGACCAAGTTGTCCGGTTTTTCGGTCCATGGTGGTGTATGTACGATAGGAGGTCAACAAATGAACTGGTTGCCACATAATGAGATATACTTCGCGTCGGTACAGTTATTTCCTTTAATATATCCTGCATTCGTCGAATTCTTTCCGAAAATAAATACAGAGGTCAGCAGAGTTGATATATGTCACTTCAGCTtcctttttgtaaatatatttctttcctcgatTCAATCCACACATGGATTTGGATTTCGAATATCAAAAGAATGcagattggaatatttttttctcaagtgACGTCAACGTTGCattctctttttcaataataacttAAAAGCATACTTTCTCCGGTGTTACGATGTAACGGGCGAATAGAGATCCATAATTATTGCACGAAAGAAGTACACGTAATCACATTTCTCTTGATTTTGTATATTCAAAAGATTCGTAAATATcgcaatttgttaaaaaataattaagagtaATGACAAAAAGtctcaactttatttttaacaaaatatctgatctttaatttaaaaatgatttttcaaaagatttttcagcacgaaagaataaaaatttctcattttgtAAGTCAAGGATGCATACATAGAAGTTCTTACGATCACACGTGTAGAATTGTGTCATTGTTTAAACAACCTTCATTGATTGCATCAGGCTATCTTATTACAAatcatgtaataattattcgtactatttaaagaatatcgacgctttaataaatttcattacattacatatgtACAAgttagattaatataaatgtgatataatcatcgatttttcatattaGCACCTTTCAATCGTTATTGTAATGTTATTCAATATGCAATCGCTATGTTTGGAGTAAACAATGGATGATTTTACAAAGGCTGCAACCAGACCTTCGATGAAAACGTCTTTGAAGAATGACTGATTCATCGTCCGGTAGACGTAGTAGGTCGTGTTGAAATAAGTCCGCGACATACTTTACGTATGCCTTTTTCTATACCGTtgctcatttaaaaaaaattgccatATACCCGTTATAATTTGATTGCGAGCGTAAGAAATTACCAATCAAATGCATCCTTATTACATCATTGTAAGAGCgcgtaattcaattttcttttttttttataggcgTATATTAGGCgccttgtttattttataatatttatttcatcgatcACATAGAacgtaaaaatcaaatatttagttaaaattaaagatcttcaatatttaagaaactatcacatatattaatattcaatttaaaaaactattcgTATATTATTCTCTATATTAAATCCTACACATCTTTACCTTAAATTCTCCTGTTTTGCAATGAAGTACACTTATCCGATTTTACTAAGAATATGTGGGCACGTGACCGGCATGATATATGTCCGAGCTTTTTCACACAATCACACACGAATCAACCAAATTTCACCTGATTTCGACATAACATTCTGTCACTGATCCTCGAGGCATCTGTTGTGCGTCGCCTCCTCGAGGATGCCGGTTACGAGTGCTCCCGAGAACAGCCGTAGCCTGCCGAAGGTCACCGAATCTTTCCGAACGGTAGCGCAAATGAACGAACGTTTTTGCGTACCTGACATATTGCACTTCGAATTCTAAAACtactttgattatttttccaaattacgAGAGAATTGTGGCTTTATTCCTTCACTTTGATAAACTTCACCAAATTGTGCATTCACGATCGATACGCTACAAGAAGATAGGAATAGGATGCGACGGAAACGGAATGTAAGCAAGACGAACTTTGGTTACGAACTGGTCAGTCGGCGAGTGGGCAGTTAGGCCCAAGAGGGAGTGAAGAATGGTAGGGAGAGGGTTGAAGCAGACTCGGATTTCGAAAACTATTTTCTCATCAACTATAACAAAATTGAGAAAGTTGAACAAGatatagatagaaatatatttgttttttttttttttaattaatcaatcataatttatatgcttacttttaatattctaagaataaaaatttattatttaattatcgtaatattttgattttttatttctcgatgaTTCTCATTATACTATTCTAAACacttatgtaattttattttcaaaatattcgaaatatatttgagatttataaattttggaaataaaagaaaaaaaaatgaatcgtgttacaaagataaaaaaaatacattaaaaataatgcgtttcttaatttttttatactagtaataaaaaaatttctttcacttGTCCAATAGATAGTTAATGAAAAGCTGGAGAATCGTGAATACTAGATGCAGCCCTGAGTCAGAGAGTCAGAcggggagaaggaagaaagtaagaaaagcaggtaaagagagagaaagagtccTGTTCCGCGTGCACGCGTACATAAATGTTTGAGCGCACTTTTTCTATGCAACTCGTTTGTGATCGGATGAAAACAGGTAGGACCATCGATAGACCACGCATAATGAGAATGCGCCTGCgacatgtttttctttttccaggtAAATTATAGAGCTAACATGTATCCACCTACGTGTTATTGCGAGCCAAGGAACAGCTGACTCGAATAGTCTTCCCTGTTACAGCGTGATTGAGAGTGTTTCAATACTTTTTCGAATTCTCGAATCGTTgtagcaattttaaaaaaaatctccataaaattctaaatcttggatcaaaaaattttaactttttttttttttttctttctcaatataatacgaaaatataaacgtTTCACTTCCAATACATATCTCTTTCGTTAAccgatacaaaaattatttcagatctccctttataaatttttccaagattaaGAGAAGCTAATCGAGCTAATAGCATTTTAATCATCGGATTTATACGTACGTGTATAAAGTACCGTTCATAGCAGAGTATTTCTTCGTTTCAGGATAGCAGATATCAGTGTCGTTGGAATGTTATCGATACGAATACGGTCGTTCTTGATCTTGTCCCGAACAAGATCGTTCTCCCGTACGCCCGGAACGCCGATTGTCCTAGAAAACGAGATTCTACCGGTCGGCGCCTGGCCCGCCTTGTTGTGCAATTGCCTTCTTAACGACTTCGTCGTCGAGACCTTCTCGCTCCTATAGCTTCGccacttttttttctacgaGTTTTTACTTTTTCCCCCTAAGATATCCTTTACCTAAGTCCACGTCTTAATTGTCGAACGGAAACACAGCGACAACCAATTGCTAACCGTTCTCGTCGCTGTTTGTACCTCGTAATTTATTAACGTgcaattattggaaataactAAGTATCAGTCTCCGGCGACCGTTCACGGTCA containing:
- the LOC724886 gene encoding uncharacterized protein LOC724886 isoform X5, whose amino-acid sequence is METEVRTLKQELVRTQEALKVATKKCRDLVKELDNRTTSHESERSLRDQQLSRILRALLVLEARLKQEQKSIRQLLCEKDNVIRNQQLEIARLRRYTKNYIKCKREQTLGKSSMKVETATDIENNDLQTSNVDVSSRQDCSISKDIQNLKCEIITKLNPLEVPVALDDLDRGVKKTHSFAGSDISKTSLTSSENTDVSIITTTTEGSPSLLSTEGFCEGESTDVSPSSTLNKSNRCTPTMVTDSENETTMIYDDDDDDEEEKTMIMENGCKLSKKKLGIGRDRRTQKALKEMDVIESTNIARTESKDDGMDCNFASGDEQEREQEPIYVNSFNETNSRNHAENVIAPKMNEDYSNNNGNSNNTGNNNNSISLKMEMEEHNVEDTSGNWYSDPDEDKMNDDVFRQHSMYRPNSNHNSVLECVNQILLRDMEDEENILSMSRRFKHRGRIVRFQPAKLSDIESVGSEMERKNSEEGIIEKESVDNEFTDVPTNSFEPTATEDEFGMSLTQSVSTSNVTTTITNHVESSLEEESEEAKAIPIVIIEPKIKMEETRHAAFQSSQVSQKIKTSVNASNPPLKLERIEEKTCLQMSTKGLTIAKNLDYEDIESLPEIISPPPKTPPALPPKPQFKNNTLILKKIPSPSFLIDETRKKQQLLESGSSEHSKKIFGFISSPLKSTGINVSSARSLNFDDTTNKGTGNNEEGNFWKNRFNNVRSSFQTRQNHEISGEQMRKIPKVTNIVRHFEEFKIGGDSEDQAKKRTKTKEKHVHSEFDQEFDIRQNFEEFNLDECDLSDDPDRPEGDGSERLGNLGVTISQNEKTAATKDNNNVPLAASNSNSGYDHFLEATGLSNKSILTPSRLLSNHKSMLKPKDVKYKNKIKATAVMEKHGVSTTNTTHVRHWTGPFV
- the LOC724886 gene encoding uncharacterized protein LOC724886 isoform X4 — protein: MSCRKKIDSKLWFEYSQTMETEVRTLKQELVRTQEALKVATKKCRDLVKELDNRTTSHESERSLRDQQLSRILRALLVLEARLKQEQKSIRQLLCEKDNVIRNQQLEIARLRRYTKNYIKCKREQTLGKSSMKVETATDIENNDLQTSNVDVSSRQDCSISKDIQNLKCEIITKLNPLEVPVALDDLDRGVKKTHSFAGSDISKTSLTSSENTDVSIITTTTEGSPSLLSTEGFCEGESTDVSPSSTLNKSNRCTPTMVTDSENETTMIYDDDDDDEEEKTMIMENGCKLSKKKLGIGRDRRTQKALKEMDVIESTNIARTESKDDGMDCNFASGDEQEREQEPIYVNSFNETNSRNHAENVIAPKMNEDYSNNNGNSNNTGNNNNSISLKMEMEEHNVEDTSGNWYSDPDEDKMNDDVFRQHSMYRPNSNHNSVLECVNQILLRDMEDEENILSMSRRFKHRGRIVRFQPAKLSDIESVGSEMERKNSEEGIIEKESVDNEFTDVPTNSFEPTATEDEFGMSLTQSVSTSNVTTTITNHVESSLEEESEEAKAIPIVIIEPKIKMEETRHAAFQSSQVSQKIKTSVNASNPPLKLERIEEKTCLQMSTKGLTIAKNLDYEDIESLPEIISPPPKTPPALPPKPQFKNNTLILKKIPSPSFLIDETRKKQQLLESGSSEHSKKIFGFISSPLKSTGINVSSARSLNFDDTTNKGTGNNEEGNFWKNRFNNVRSSFQTRQNHEISGEQMRKIPKVTNIVRHFEEFKIGGDSEDQAKKRTKTKEKHVHSEFDQEFDIRQNFEEFNLDECDLSDDPDRPEGDGSERLGNLGVTISQNEKTAATKDNNNVPLAASNSNSGYDHFLEATGLSNKSILTPSRLLSNHKSMLKPKDVKYKNKIKATAVMEKHGVSTTNTTHVRHWTGPFV
- the LOC724886 gene encoding uncharacterized protein LOC724886 isoform X2 codes for the protein MIVSTIFSSVTSFHRRHSNDAGRNAELTMETEVRTLKQELVRTQEALKVATKKCRDLVKELDNRTTSHESERSLRDQQLSRILRALLVLEARLKQEQKSIRQLLCEKDNVIRNQQLEIARLRRYTKNYIKCKREQTLGKSSMKVETATDIENNDLQTSNVDVSSRQDCSISKDIQNLKCEIITKLNPLEVPVALDDLDRGVKKTHSFAGSDISKTSLTSSENTDVSIITTTTEGSPSLLSTEGFCEGESTDVSPSSTLNKSNRCTPTMVTDSENETTMIYDDDDDDEEEKTMIMENGCKLSKKKLGIGRDRRTQKALKEMDVIESTNIARTESKDDGMDCNFASGDEQEREQEPIYVNSFNETNSRNHAENVIAPKMNEDYSNNNGNSNNTGNNNNSISLKMEMEEHNVEDTSGNWYSDPDEDKMNDDVFRQHSMYRPNSNHNSVLECVNQILLRDMEDEENILSMSRRFKHRGRIVRFQPAKLSDIESVGSEMERKNSEEGIIEKESVDNEFTDVPTNSFEPTATEDEFGMSLTQSVSTSNVTTTITNHVESSLEEESEEAKAIPIVIIEPKIKMEETRHAAFQSSQVSQKIKTSVNASNPPLKLERIEEKTCLQMSTKGLTIAKNLDYEDIESLPEIISPPPKTPPALPPKPQFKNNTLILKKIPSPSFLIDETRKKQQLLESGSSEHSKKIFGFISSPLKSTGINVSSARSLNFDDTTNKGTGNNEEGNFWKNRFNNVRSSFQTRQNHEISGEQMRKIPKVTNIVRHFEEFKIGGDSEDQAKKRTKTKEKHVHSEFDQEFDIRQNFEEFNLDECDLSDDPDRPEGDGSERLGNLGVTISQNEKTAATKDNNNVPLAASNSNSGYDHFLEATGLSNKSILTPSRLLSNHKSMLKPKDVKYKNKIKATAVMEKHGVSTTNTTHVRHWTGPFV
- the LOC724886 gene encoding uncharacterized protein LOC724886 (The RefSeq protein has 3 substitutions compared to this genomic sequence), giving the protein METEVRTLKQELVRTQEALKVATKKCRDLVKELDNRTTSHESERSLRDQQLSRILRALLVLEARLKQEQKSIRQLLCEKDNVIRNQQLEIARLRRYTKNYIKCKREQTLGKSSMKVETATDIENNDLQTSNVDVSSRQDCSISKDIQNLKCEIITKLNPLEVPVALDDLDRGVKKTHSFAGSDISKTSLTSSENTDVSIITTTTEGSPSLLSTEGFCEGESTDVSPSSTLNKSNRCTPTMVTDSENETTMIYDDDDDDEEEKTMIMENGCKLSKKKLGIGRDRRTQKALKEMDVIESTNIARTESKDDGMDCNFASGDEQEKEQEPIYVNSFNETNSRNHAENVIAPKMNEDYSNNNGNSNNTGNNNNSISLKMEMEEHNVEDTSGNWYSDPDEDKMNDDVFRQHSMYRPNSNHNSVLECVNQILLRDMEDEENILSMSRRFKHRGRIVRFQPAKLSDIESVGSEMERKNSEEGIIEKESADNEFTDVPTNSFEPTATEDEFGMSLTQSVSTSNVTTAITNHVESSLEEESEEAKAIPIVIIEPKIKMEETRHAAFQSSQVSQKIKTSVNASNPPLKLERIEEKTCLQMSTKGLTIAKNLDYEDIESLPEIISPPPKTPPALPPKPQFKNNTLILKKIPSPSFLIDETRKKQQLLESGSSEHSKKIFGFISSPLKSTGINVSSARSLNFDDTTNKGTGNNEEGNFWKNRFNNVRSSFQTRQNHEISGEQMRKIPKVTNIVRHFEEFKIGGDSEDQAKKRTKTKEKHVHSEFDQEFDIRQNFEEFNLDECDLSDDPDRPEGDGSERLGNLGVTISQNEKTAATKDNNNVPLAASNSNSGYDHFLEATGLSNKSILTPSRLLSNHKSMLKPKDVKYKNKIKATAVMEKHGVSTTNTTHVRHWTGPFV
- the LOC724886 gene encoding uncharacterized protein LOC724886 isoform X3, giving the protein MWFHREMNSIFYVEADIKPAKIKDDRMETEVRTLKQELVRTQEALKVATKKCRDLVKELDNRTTSHESERSLRDQQLSRILRALLVLEARLKQEQKSIRQLLCEKDNVIRNQQLEIARLRRYTKNYIKCKREQTLGKSSMKVETATDIENNDLQTSNVDVSSRQDCSISKDIQNLKCEIITKLNPLEVPVALDDLDRGVKKTHSFAGSDISKTSLTSSENTDVSIITTTTEGSPSLLSTEGFCEGESTDVSPSSTLNKSNRCTPTMVTDSENETTMIYDDDDDDEEEKTMIMENGCKLSKKKLGIGRDRRTQKALKEMDVIESTNIARTESKDDGMDCNFASGDEQEREQEPIYVNSFNETNSRNHAENVIAPKMNEDYSNNNGNSNNTGNNNNSISLKMEMEEHNVEDTSGNWYSDPDEDKMNDDVFRQHSMYRPNSNHNSVLECVNQILLRDMEDEENILSMSRRFKHRGRIVRFQPAKLSDIESVGSEMERKNSEEGIIEKESVDNEFTDVPTNSFEPTATEDEFGMSLTQSVSTSNVTTTITNHVESSLEEESEEAKAIPIVIIEPKIKMEETRHAAFQSSQVSQKIKTSVNASNPPLKLERIEEKTCLQMSTKGLTIAKNLDYEDIESLPEIISPPPKTPPALPPKPQFKNNTLILKKIPSPSFLIDETRKKQQLLESGSSEHSKKIFGFISSPLKSTGINVSSARSLNFDDTTNKGTGNNEEGNFWKNRFNNVRSSFQTRQNHEISGEQMRKIPKVTNIVRHFEEFKIGGDSEDQAKKRTKTKEKHVHSEFDQEFDIRQNFEEFNLDECDLSDDPDRPEGDGSERLGNLGVTISQNEKTAATKDNNNVPLAASNSNSGYDHFLEATGLSNKSILTPSRLLSNHKSMLKPKDVKYKNKIKATAVMEKHGVSTTNTTHVRHWTGPFV